In the genome of Enterococcus sp. DIV2402, the window CGAACGTATGCTATTAATTGTAAAAAATGACGGAGCAATTGCTAATTTAGATGATGATGCGATGGTTGAAGTGCCTTGTATTGTAAGTAAACGTGGTTATGAACCACTATGTATGGGTAAAATTCCTCATTTCCAAAAAGGAATGATTGAACAACAAGTAGCAGTTGAAAAATTAGTAGTAGATGCTTATGAACAAAAATCTTATCAAAAATTATGGCAAGCATTGACTCTATCAAAAACAGTTCCTTCAGCTAAAGTCGCAAAACAAATTTTAGATGAGCTAATTGAAGCAAATCAAGAGTGGTGGCCAACATTAAGTTAATAGTCTTCTATCTGAAAGTATGTTATAAAAATGGATAAGATACTATAAGAATTTTATTTGAGATAGGATGAGTACTATTATGCGCTTTACAGATTTAGTAAACGAACATTATGCTGATTTAAACGAAACAGAGTTATTAATGTGTAATTATATCATGGAAAATATCGATATAATTCCCACTATGAGTACACTTGAATTTGCTAGAAATAGTTTATCCTCAAAGTCTTCAGTTATACGCTTTTCACAGAAATTAGGGTTTACTGGATTCACCGAACTTAGAAATTTCATTAAATGGCAAGATCATGAAGAACGTTTTGATGAGCAAATAACTTTTACTAATCAAGTAATTAAAGACATAGAACGTTTATTAAACATCTTGAAAGACCGCAACTGGCTCCCAATTTATCAAATTATTGATTCTGTAGATAATATCTACGTCATTACAACAGGGATTACACAAAAAAATCAGGCAGCAGAATTACAACGATTATTTCTTTTGATTGGTAAACCTCTGCAAATCATTCCTGGAAATGGTAGCTCCAACGAGTTCAGAAGAATCCTTGAGAGACTAACTGAAAAAGATATCGTTTTTGTTTTATCATTATCTGGAGAAAATAATCGGTTAGAATCTATCATTCATCAATTAGAACTTGTTAAAAGCAAAATTGTCTCAATTACCAGTTTACAGAATAATTGGTTATCTGGAAAATCAGATTTTAACTTGTATGCTACAACTAGTCGCAGTCCCTTACCTAAAGATTGGTGGCTACAGACAGCCTCTTCGTTTTTTGTTTTAATTGAAGCTTTTGCTTTTGGATATATGGATTATAAACGCAAAGAATCCTCTTAAACAATTATTTATCTTATGAAACGACGATGTATTCGTCGTTTTTTTATTCGGGTTGAAATAACGGCTTCACCTAAATTTTGATTGCGTAGTTGTTCTAAATTTGACTTATTTCAAATATAAAATATAGTATTAAGAAATTGGATTGACTACTCATTCTAGGTAGTCATGTTAGCCATAGTTATTACTGAGGAGGGTAAAAAATGTTAATTGAACAGCTTAGAAATGAAGAACATTTTACCAATCATGAAAAGGATGTTGCACATTTTATCTTAGACAATATTGATGAAGTTAGTAATATGACATCTGAGCAATTAGCTAAATCTGCTTATACAAGCAAAGCAACAGTAGTTCGTTTATGTCAAAAATTAGGTTTACATGGGTACCAAGAATTCCGACTAAAATTAGTAGCTGAAATCAATCAAAATAATCGCATTAATCGTTTGCTGGCTAATGAACCTATTACTAATGCTAGTAGTTATATGGACATCATGCAAACATTGCCTCTTCTCTATGATAAAGCAATAACTAACACGAGATTGTCTCTTGATAAAAATTGTATGAATCGGATTAATAACTCTTTGAAAAATTTAGATTGCATCAACATTTATGGTACAGGTATTAGCTACATGTTAGCTCAATCTGCAGCCTTTAAATTTTCTACTTTAGGAATCGACTGTTCGGCTTATGAAAGTATTAATGCGCATGCTTTATCTGCTAAGAAAGAAAAGAAAACAATTTCTTTTTTGATTAGTTTTACTGGTGCAAATAGAACAGTAACTCGAATTGCTGAATACTTAAAGCAATCGACAAATAATTATATTGTAGGCATAGTAGGACCACATCATGAAGATATTCAACAATGGTGTGACGAATTAATTGAGATTCCTAACAGAGATTCATTATTGAGCCTAGATATTATTACTTCATTTACCGCAACAAATTATATATTAGATATTTTCTTTTCCATCATTCTTGCTAATAATTATGATGCGCATGTTAAATCTTCAATTGAAATGTTACAATACGAATCCTTACTGTTAAATAAAAATTATGACAGCGTTTTGAATGAAAAAGAATAAATTTGGACTTTTGTTTCAGAAACATAGTCAAATTTTTTGTTATTTTTGAAACGATGGAACTTCCTTTTTTGTAAGCGTTGTCGACCAAAAATGGATATGCTAGACTACGCTTACACATATATATAGGAGGTTTCAACATGGGTAAGTATTATGAGTTGGCGAATATGATTGTAGAAAATGTTGGTGGTAAAGAAAATGTTACTGGTTTAATCCATTGTATCACCAGACTACGATTTACACTCAAAGATGAACACAAAGCAAATGATGATATTTTGAAAGCGATGGACGGTGTGGTTACCGTAATGAAAAGTGGTGGACAATACCAAGTGGTTATTGGGAATCATGTCCCTGAAGTCTACGAAGAAGTAATCAAATTACTAAATCTTAAAGATACGCAGCAACCAGAGACTACACCTGAAAATGGAAAATGGCTAGATAGAGTGATTGCTGTTGTATCAGGTATTTTTCAACCAATATTAAGTATTATGGCAGCTTGTGGAATGCTTAAAGGTTTTAATACATTGTTTGTGACATTAGGTTTATACAGTGATACAAGTGGTGGTTATTTAATTATAAATGCTGCTGGAGATGCATTATTTACATTTTTACCATTATTCTTAGGATACACTGCTGCAAAAAAATTCGGATTAAAGCCAATGTTAGGCTTAGCAATGGGCGCTGCAATGTGTTATCCAGGAATTCAAGCAAGTGCACTTTCTGCGGGGGCTGAACCACTATATACGGTTTTAAATAATACTATGTTTGCTTCACCAGTGTATGTTGATTTCTTTGGACTTCCTATTATTTCAATTGATTATACAGGTACTGTTATTCCTGTGATTTTAGCCGTTTGGTTCGCTGCAAAATGTGAAAAATTATTTAATAAATTTGTACCCGATTTAGTGAAATTTTTCTTCGTTCCAATGTTAACATTATTGATTGCATTACCTATCGCAATTCTGTTCCTTGGTCCTATTGCAACATTTGGCTCCACTTTGATTTCAGAATTCACTCTGGCAATAAGAAGCTTTAGCCCTTTACTTGCTGGAGCAATTGTTGGTGCAACATGGCAAATTCTTGTTATTTTTGGTATGCATTGGGGATTCATTCCAGTTTATATTAATAATGTGATGACTTTAGGCTATGATAACGTAATGATGCCTTTCTTTGCATGCACATTCGCAACATCAGCAGTTGTTTTAGGAATTTTCTTTAAAACGAAAGATAAAAAATTAAAACAAATGGCTATCCCTAACTTCATATCAGGCATTTTCGGCGTTACCGAACCCGCTATTTACGGTATGTTACTTCCATTAAAAAAACCATTCATCATTAGTTGTATTGCAGGTGGAATTGGGGGCGCTTTTTATGGTTACTTTAACTTCAGAAAATTTATTATGGGTGGAATGGGTATTTTTGAATTACCTAATATGATGAATCCAGATGGATCAATGGGTAATATTATTGTAGCTCTAGTAGGAATTATTATTTCTATGGTTGTTGGATTTGTATTAACGATGATTTTCTATAACGAGCCAACTGTTCAACCAATAAATAATCGTATTAGTGATGTAACTACGAATTCCAATCTGACAAAAATAAAGCAAAAAACACATAAACTTTCTGTATTTAGTCCAATTAAAGGAGAAATCATCCCATTATCAGAAGTTGCAGATGAAGCCTTTGCAATGGAGATTTTGGGTAAAGGGGTTGGCATTATTCCAAGTGAAGGATTAGTTGTAGCTCCAGTAGATGGGATTATCACTACGCTATTTCCGACATTACATGCGATTGGAATTACTAGTAATGATGGCGTCGAATTATTAATTCATGTTGGCTTAGATACGGTGCAATTAGACGGAGAGGGCTTTAACGCCTTCGTTAAACAAGGCGACAACGTTATTCAGGGACAAAAATTATTAGAATTCGATATTGAAAAAATACAAAAAGCTGGTTATTCAATTACAACACCTGTCGTAGTCACAAATACAGCCTCTTATCTTAGCGTAGTAAAAGAAAGTGTTCAATCTATAGAAGGAGGCGACTTATTATTAACAATAACTGTTTCATAATTAATTTATGTAGGGAGTGTTTTAAATGACAATAAGGAATGATTTTTTATGGGGTGGAGCTACTTCAGCGAATCAATATGAAGGTGGCTATAATCTAGATGGTAAAGGGTTATCTTCTATGGATATCGTTCCTTCAGGTAACACTCGTTCTGACATCATTCAAGGGTACTTAAATAGTTTCTCAATTGATAATCATTTATACTACCCCACACATAAAGCCGTTGATTTTTATCATCGTTATCAAGAAGATATAGCTTTATTTTCTGAAATGGGTTTTAAGGCCTACCGATTAAGTATTTCTTGGACACGAATTTTTCCTAATGGAGATGAACTTAAACCCAATGAAGCCGGTTTGAAATTTTACGAAAATATATTTAAAGAATGTAAAAAATTTAATATTCAACCCATTGTAACAATCTCTCATTTTGATGTTCCTTTATACCTAGTTAAAAAAATTGGGGCTTGGAAAAGTCGAAAAATGATTGATTATTACTTAAAACTTTGCAAGATTTTGTTTGAGTATTACAAAGAGTACGTGGAATATTGGTTGACCTTTAACGAAATTAATATGATACTTCATGCTCCTTTTATGGCTGCCGGAATTACTTTTAATGCTGAAGACAATGAAGAACAAATTAAATATCAGGCTGCACATCATGAACTTATCGCTAGTTCTCTTGCCACAAAAATGGCAAAAGAAATTAATCCTAACAATAAAATTGGCTGTATGTTTGCCGCAGGAAGTGCCTATCCATACAGTTGTGATCCAAAAGATGTTTGGGAAGCTTTGAAAGTAAATCAAGAAAATTATTTCTTTGTTGATATTCAGTCGCGAGGAAAATATCCTAATTATGCCTTAAAAACATTCCAACATAAAGGAATAACTATAGTAATGGAGGAAAACGATGAACAAATCCTTTCTAAATATCCTGTCGATTTTATCTCGTTTTCTTATTACAATAGTCGATGTATTGCAAATAAAAATAGTGACGCAGAATTGACGGATGGCAATTTATTTGCCACTGCCAAAAACCCGTATCTTAAGACAAGTGAATGGGGCTGGCCAATTGATCCTTTAGGTTTGCGAATTACTTTAAATGAGGTTTATGATCGTTATCAAAAACCAATGATTATTGTAGAAAACGGCTTAGGAGCAGTAGATACAATTAATGATAATGGCAAAATAAAAGATACTTATCGTATACAGTATCTATCCGATCATATAAAAGCTATAAAACTAGCAATCGAAGAAGATGGTGTAGATTTATTTGGATATACTGCTTGGGCAGCATGTGATATCATAAGTGCTTCTTCTGGAGAAATGAAAAAGCGTTATGGATTTATTTATGTTGAGGCAGATGATAATGGTATTGGCACATTTAACCGTCTGAAAAAAGAAAGTTTTTATTGGTATAAAAAAGTAATTCAATCAAATGGAGAGATTCTCTAACAATTACACGTACTAAATAAGTTTGCTCAGTATAAAATTATTTAGTTTCAACAACAGTTCGAACAGTACTCTCTTTGTCTACTATAGCAATAAGTACTGTTCGACTTTATTTTTTAACTATTTATGAAAATTTTTAACTCATCTATACAAAAGAGCACTTCCCAACTTGGAAAGTGCCTTTAAATCTCACCTATAAGTGAAGAAACAGTTTCTAATTACTATGCAAGAGTAAAGTCCTCTCTTTTTTCAACTAAAAATCTATTTCATTCTAACCTACCCCTACCACTTCAAATCCAACAATTCAATCATTTCATGATAAGCTGTTTCGATTCGTTGTCGAGTTTCTTCTGGCACTTGATTAGCGTATTGTCCATCCGGCAAATAATCTTCTGCCAGTACAACTTGAAAATCGTAAGCCTGCATATCACCATACTCAAAATCATAATAAGTATGATTGGGAATTGGTTCTCTGGATACCCACGTAGGATGCAAGGTTACATTACTTAGATAAGTTCGATCGCCTTCTTTGGTAATCTCCACTTCCGGAATGACACCTCTTTCCGTCCAATAATTATAGTTAACCGTTTCATATCGTTGATTTGACAATAAATTCCCCATTGAGTAGATGATGAATTTCTTTTCGCCATCTTTTTCTACTATCTCCGTAGGTTCTGCAACATGTGGATGTCCACCAAAGATAATATCTGCCCCAAAATCAATCATTTGACGATAAACTGTTTGCTGTTCTTCTGTTGGTTCTAATGCATATTCAACACCTGATTGTGGCATAACAATCGTAATATCTGCTATTTTCTCCGCTTCTTTGATTTCAGCTTCAACTTTTTCTATCGATAAATCTTTTAAATATTTGTCATAGTCTTCTTGGCTAATGCTTTCTTCAATTCCGTTAAACCCATAGGAATAAGCCAGCATCGCTACTTTAATACCATTCACTTCTTTCACTAGAATGTCATCGTCATCAACATTGACACCTATTGTGTCTAATCCCGCCTCACGAAAAGCAGTCGCCGTAGTGGTTACTCCTTCAATTCCTGTATCTAGAATATGATTATGTGCCAAATCGATAACATCAAAACCCGCATCTTTAATACTATCAACCACACTTGGTGGCGCATTGAATAAAGGAAAACCACCAATCTCTTTATTCGGATTGATTGTTCCTTCAAAATCGCCTAATGCGATATCTGCCGACGAAATCAGCGGTTTGACTTGGTCATAGTCATTAGCAAAATCGTACCCTTCACCGTCAAACGAACTTAAATAGAGCGGTCGATGATAGAGCATATCTCCACTTGCAGTGACGGTAATTGTTTGCGGTCCTTGATTTTTCGTTTGACTGGTTTTTGTATCACGCACCTCATCTGCATTTTTCGGTGAACTTAGCCCTTTATAAACAATAAAATATCCTGTACTAATAATTGAGATAAACAGCAGTACCACCAACAAACCAAAGATAATCTTTTTTTCTCTCCTAGAAAGCCAACGTTTATCATTCATTTTTTATCACCTTTCCATTGTCTTACTTGAAAACAACTTCATCGTAGCTACGAACATTGTGTGAAAACACACTCAAAACTAATTACGTAATAGGTTCTTTTTATATATTATTATACTGAAAATTTCATCTGTTTAACAGGATCTCTTTTTTCATGAAATTAAATAGCCTTCACCACTGCCTGTGCAACAACCTGAGTAACATTATCTTGAAAGACATTTGGCATGATATTTGTTGGTGTCAATTCTTCCTCAGAAATCAAATTCGCAATAGCTACTGCAGCAGCTATTTGCATTTCATCAGTAATTTTTGTCGCTTTTGCATCTAAAACTCCTCTAAAAATCCCAGGGAAAGCTAAGACATTGTTCATCTGGTTTGGATAATCACTACGACCTGTGCCGACAATATACGCACCCGCTGCCAATGCTTCTTCTGGTAAAATCTCTGGTATTGGATTTGCCAATGCAAAAATAACCGGTTTTTCAGCCATGTGATGAATCCATTCCGCTTTTAAAACATTTCCCTGTGACACACCAATAAAAATATCCGCATCAACCAAGGCATCCTGTAACGTCCCAGAAACAAACGTGCGATTCGTTACTTTGGCAATGTCTAAATGATGAGGCAATAGCGACGTACCCTCTTGCTCATTTAAAATACCAGCTTTATCTACTACCAAAATATTGTGAATTCCCGCTGCTAAGAATTTTCTAGTAATCGCAATACCCGCTGCCCCACCACCATTAACTACTACTTTAATCTCATCTCGTGATTTTCCAATTAATTTTAAACTATTGAAAGTTGCCGCCAAAGCCACAATCGCTGTTCCATTTTGATCATCATGAAAAATAGGAATCGCACATTCATCCATTAAGCGTCGTTCAATTTCAAAACATCTAGGTGCCGCAATATCTTCTAAATTGATTCCTCCAAAAGTTGGTGAAATTGCTTTGACAACTTGAATAATTTCATCAATATCCTGTGTATCTAGCACAATAGGAATCGTATCAATATTTCCAAAACGTTTAAACAATGCCGCTTTCCCTTCCATTACTGGCAAAGCCGCTTCAGGACCAATATTTCCTAACCCTAATACTGCTGAACCATCACTAACCATCGCGATAGTATTTTTCTTCATCGTTAATTCACGGGCAAGCCCCTTATTCTCCACAATAGCTGAAGAAACAGCCGCCACTCCCGGTGTATAAACAACACTCAAATCCTCAGGCAGATTAATAGCCGCTTTTGGAGTGATCGACAGCAAGCCGCCATTTTGTTTCACCTGCTCCAATGCCAATTCTTTTACATCTTTAGTCATGATTTTTCCTCCATATCTAAATAGAAAACGGATACAAATTGTTTTATTTATTATCTTACCATAAAATAAATGTCATTATATATGAAAAAGACACTTTCCGGAGAGGGAGAGTGTCTGAGATGTAATATTGGGTGGTAGATGAAACCCCACTCATAATCATTTGATAAGGAACCGTAAAAATTCAGTGTGGACTACAATCATCTATAATTTGCTCATTTTCGATTCTAAATATCTGATCACACAATAATTCAATATCATTTTGGACGTGAGAAGTTAATATAATAATCCGATTTTTTTGATATTTTTGAATTAGCTGATAAGTTAAATTAACACTTTCTTGATCTAAGGGATTAAACGGTTCATCTAATATTAAAATTTCTGAACTAGGCATAAAAGCTTGAATAATTCCCATTTTTTGCTTTGTTCCCATTGATAAATTTTTAAATTTATGTTGTTTATAATGTGTTAAATCAAAATATGCAAGCCATTCTTCCAAGTCAATTCCTTTGTGATTTTCACACATTTTTCTAATTAGCTCTAAATTGTCCCACAGACTCAAGTGTGCTAAAAATTGCGGATGACCAATGAAGATTCCTGCTTTTTCCAAATAATTATTTTTTTCTCTAATAGTCCTCTCACCTTGTTGAATCTGGCCACTAGTTAGCTTGATATATCCAGCTAATGCTTTTAATAAAACTGTTTTTCCGGAACCATTTACGCCGATAATTCCATAAGTGTGATTTTTTTCAAAGTTTAAATTTACATTTCTAAAAATCTCTCGCCCATCATATTTTTTATAACCATTCTTAATCGTTAACACTAGCTATCCTCTCCTCTTGAAAAAGTACCTAGTGGTGTATAAAATTGAATAACTACCACTAAACATACTAAAAATAACCATTTTGGATGCTGATAGGTTTCTAACATCATGGGAATGGTAAATATACACCCAACTAAACCAAATAACATATTACTTACACTTAAAATAAGTAAAACAAAATAGATAATTACAATGGAATAAAAAAATATAACTGGCAACAAAAGTGTCTCCCAGGATATAAAAGATACCTTTAAAACAGCTATGACAAGGATACAACCACAAAATACCAAATAATCTTTAGTAACCTGCTTAGTAATAAGTATAATTAATCGAATTAAGTATTGATGACGACTTTTCGAATGAAATTGAACAGTACTGCGAAATCCATCACTCACCTCAATCATTAACAGAATGCTTTGATAGAATATTAGGAGAAACAGACCCAGAATAAATATGAGTTTGACGAAATCAAATTGTTTCTCACCAAAACTGCTAATTGCAGTTATCGTCAAAACACCTTCTTCTAAAAATTCCAAACTACTTAATCTTTGAGATCCCCCTAATGTAGTCATTTCATAAAGATAGTTTAGAAAAAGAAGACAGATAATCCACCGAAGAACAATAAAAAAAACTACTTTAACTGGCCTCATTTAACAAACCTCACCGTCTGTCGTTCTCCATAAAATAACAAAAAACAACAAATAAGGCAGATAGGTCAAGATAATCTGTGGGACTGTCAATTCCGTGTAGCTTGTTACCATGAGTGATGTCATAGGTACAATGTACTGATTATTGACAAACATATACATTAAAGGTGACAGAATCCATAAAAAAACAAGATAAGTCAGTATCCCAAGTGAAAAACGTTTAAAATAATCAATACAATAATACACAAGCATACTATTTAAGACTAAAGCTATCATCTTTACTAACCAGTAGAAGATAGCATAACTCCCTATACTTGATGAAAATATTGTTAAAAAGCTATCTCTTGCAAAGTCATTTTCTAATATTTTTGAATGAAAAACACCACCGAAAGCTGCAATAAAGATAATAATTATATAAATCATACTAAAAAAAAGAACAACTGTAAGACTACTATATATTTTTAATTTCATTAAATTTTTTGCATATAAATTGTTTTTACCAATATAAAATTTCAAATAATTGCTTTTTAATAAAGAGTAACTATACCCTGTAAAAGAAATTAATATAGGGAAACCAAATGATTGATAAAAATTATATTCAAATAACGCATTATTATACGAAATAGAAGTAGATAGTAGCTGTGATTTCACATATTCTCCTCCAAATTCTACTAAATCTGGTGCTGTTGTATCAAAAGTAAAATAAATTTTCATCGTGTTCCAATAAATAAGCGAAAGAAAGACAAACAGAAACAAGATGATCGTTTTTTTGTAAGGTACTATCTTAAGATATGCAGTCATTTTCATTTTAATACTCCTAAATCATTAATTATGTTAACAGGCGTTATTTTTTAATTACTATTTATCCGGTGACCAACTTCCTGTAACTATTGTTTGCACATCAAACCAATTTTCTCTAGCCATACTAATTTTATATGAATATCCTTTACTAGCCCAATTAGCATACTCTTTTCGAGAACCTGTAGACAACATATTCACTTGGCTACGATCTTCATTACCAGAATTTCTCAAAACATTTTTAACCTTAATATTGTTTTTTCTTGAATCTAAGTTCAATACATGTGACCCATTTTTTTCTTTTAACAACAATCCCGAATTATAATAGAAACCAGACATTGAGATACTAAAAGAACCAATACTTCTAGCCAAAACGATAGGTGTCATTAACATAAAACAGAATACTAATAAACCCGATAAAACAAACTTTTTCTTCATATATATTCTCCCCACCAACAAACCTGTTCACGATATTTATTGTAACAAAATTAATAAAGTAGTAACCAAAAGTACCCTAAACGTTGAATATCTTGTCTTGAACGTATGTTTTTTTAATAAACACAAAAAAGACACTTTCCGCAATTGGAAAGTGTCTGAAATCCAGATATAAAACGAATTAACGTTTTGAGAACTGTGAAGCTTTACGAGCTTTCTTAAGACCTGGTTCTAACAACTTTTATTTTCATAAGTTTCAAAAGCCTTTAATATCAATCTTTTCAATCAAATGAAACATCACCGATTTCATCTAATTTCAATCAATTTCATCTGAATGGTGTGAATTTTAGATTAAAAACTATAATTTTGAGCTAGAAATTATCAAAGTTCACACCATTACCTGAAATAATATAGAATGAAACCATCAAATAAAATATATTGATTAATCAATTATATTACATTCATTTCTGTTACAATACTTTTAAGAGGTGATAAAAATGGAAAAAGGGTTTGAAATTAATTTTGACAAAAATACTATAGATCACTTAGGCATTAAATTATATAGTTCATTTCCACCAGTTATTGCTGAAATGATTTCCAATTCATACGATGCTGATGCCGAATACGTTCAAGTAAAAATTAATTACATTGATAAAATTGTCAGTATTATTGATGACGGACACGGAATGAGTCATGATGAACTAAATAAAAGTTTCTTAGTTATTGGTCGAAATCGTAGAGAAGATGAAAAAACTGGATTATCAAAAATAAAGAAAAGAAAAGTGACTGGTAAAAAAGGGCTTGGAAAGTTAGCTGTTTTTGGTATAGCTAAAACTATTGAAGTGCATTCTATAAAAGATGGCTTAAAAAATGCGTTTAGAATAAACTATGAGCAACTTAAAAGTGCTGAAAATAGTAGCTATATTCCTGAAGTGATATCCGAGCATTTACCTACAAGTGAACCTAACGGAACAATTGTAATAATAAAAGATATTAAACAAAAAAATATAACTAGTATTGATGACTTAGCAATTAGTTTATCTAGTAGATTCTCATTTTTTGATACTGATTTTTCTGTAACTATAGAAAATCCAAACAATAAAACTGAAAACAAACCAGTAACTAAATCATTGTATTTCGATAATCTAGAAAAAGAGTATACTTGGAAGTTCCCAGAAGATTTTAGCGAAGAAATAAAAAAAGATATTCATCTAAAATTTTTAAATGACCATAATGTAACAGGCGAAATTTTCACTAAAAAAACACCTTTAAAAAGTAGTGAAACAGGTTTTCTATTATATGCTAGAAAGAAACTTGCATCTGAACATGTTTTTTTCAACGATCGTTCAAATGATCGATTTAATAGCTACGTTACGGGATTCTTTCACATTGATTTTATTGATGAAAGTAACAATGACGATATTATTGCTACAGCTAGACAATCTATATTATGGGATGAAAATGAAGATATAAAAACATTGAAACTTGGTTTAGA includes:
- a CDS encoding ATP-binding protein, translated to MEKGFEINFDKNTIDHLGIKLYSSFPPVIAEMISNSYDADAEYVQVKINYIDKIVSIIDDGHGMSHDELNKSFLVIGRNRREDEKTGLSKIKKRKVTGKKGLGKLAVFGIAKTIEVHSIKDGLKNAFRINYEQLKSAENSSYIPEVISEHLPTSEPNGTIVIIKDIKQKNITSIDDLAISLSSRFSFFDTDFSVTIENPNNKTENKPVTKSLYFDNLEKEYTWKFPEDFSEEIKKDIHLKFLNDHNVTGEIFTKKTPLKSSETGFLLYARKKLASEHVFFNDRSNDRFNSYVTGFFHIDFIDESNNDDIIATARQSILWDENEDIKTLKLGLDALVKKIGNDWKKKRKETKSKKIDKLIPDDFFNELSPVEKASLTKVKNALLSNSTDSNDVEPVIKVLDTMKSMYKFESFQAYVEDLQEDQLTLEAVTKIASDWEAIESKELAKVAVGRIQAIEQFEKYVNEDASESKVIQPFLEKFPWILDPRITSFEREITFKRILKENFEDEDLEEKNRRIDFLCNAVNGELIIIELKRPSIKISLKEIQQARRYERFIKEKYKNAYGNKVTTYLISDRYSMDDEALDMAESYENDGKLFIKSYSELLEKAKQFNQEFIKKYEEINNIKQDTNTKNS